A section of the Methanococcus voltae genome encodes:
- the glgP gene encoding alpha-glucan family phosphorylase, giving the protein MTKKEETSKIAYFSMEFAIDQALKTYAGGLGFLAGSLFKAAKRANYPMVGVSILWSYGYYDQMRDIEGRMVINKTRKFHDYLIDIDVKVPLNINRSKLWVKAYLLPEGIFSTCPIYYLTTDIPENDYLSRTISYNLYDGNNLTHIAQEMVLGIAGYEVLKKCENIDVYHLNEAQAIPLAFRMMEDKGFDYVKNHLVFTTHTPIPAGNEIQDINILDNMGFFSNVDIKTAEEFGGKPFNLTVAALKMSKKANAVSKLHQKTTQEMWSWVPGKCNITYITNAQDVNSWQDKKLRTYAEDGDFENLRKRKLHLKRQLFQVVGDQCGRLFDDKKLTVVWARRFAEYKRPYFPLHDEEKLKELIDSEKLQFIWAGKPHPADFNAQVTFNWIISKSREIKDTAVLTGYELHLSKLLKLGSDIWLNTPKRPNEASGTSGMTASMNGSVHMSTLDGWHVEWYNTYPELSFTIGDGENLNEDYEADSMYKLLWDVIDMYDTDKWWELVQKNILTSVDFFNSDRMLEEYSKKVYAEVDKKYEISNYNNIDNNDNNTANNDNNN; this is encoded by the coding sequence ATGACTAAAAAAGAGGAAACATCAAAAATAGCATATTTTAGTATGGAATTTGCAATCGACCAGGCTTTAAAAACGTATGCAGGAGGTTTGGGATTTTTAGCAGGTTCTTTATTTAAAGCAGCTAAAAGGGCAAATTATCCCATGGTTGGAGTGTCTATTCTTTGGAGTTATGGCTATTACGACCAAATGCGAGATATTGAGGGGCGTATGGTCATAAATAAAACTCGTAAATTCCACGACTATCTAATCGATATAGACGTAAAAGTACCATTAAACATAAACAGGTCTAAACTATGGGTAAAAGCATACTTACTGCCTGAAGGTATATTTAGCACTTGCCCAATTTATTATTTAACGACCGATATTCCTGAAAACGACTATCTTTCACGTACTATATCATATAACTTATATGATGGTAATAATCTTACACATATTGCTCAGGAGATGGTTTTAGGTATAGCAGGCTATGAAGTACTAAAAAAATGTGAAAACATAGATGTATACCACTTAAATGAAGCACAAGCCATTCCATTGGCTTTTCGGATGATGGAAGACAAAGGATTTGATTATGTAAAAAATCACCTTGTATTTACGACACATACTCCAATACCTGCCGGAAATGAAATCCAAGATATTAACATTTTGGATAATATGGGATTTTTTAGCAATGTGGATATAAAAACAGCTGAAGAATTTGGCGGAAAACCATTTAATCTTACCGTTGCGGCCTTAAAAATGTCTAAAAAAGCGAATGCTGTTTCAAAATTACATCAAAAGACTACGCAAGAAATGTGGAGCTGGGTACCTGGAAAATGTAATATAACATATATTACAAATGCACAAGATGTCAATTCTTGGCAAGATAAAAAGCTCAGAACATATGCTGAAGATGGAGACTTTGAAAACTTACGTAAAAGGAAATTACACCTTAAAAGACAGCTATTTCAAGTCGTTGGAGACCAGTGTGGGCGTTTGTTTGACGATAAAAAACTTACTGTAGTTTGGGCAAGACGTTTTGCCGAATACAAAAGACCATATTTTCCACTACACGATGAAGAAAAACTTAAAGAACTTATCGATTCCGAAAAATTACAATTCATATGGGCGGGAAAACCACATCCTGCGGATTTTAATGCACAAGTAACTTTTAACTGGATAATTTCTAAATCTCGAGAAATTAAAGATACGGCGGTTTTGACGGGTTATGAACTACATCTTAGCAAACTCTTAAAATTGGGTTCTGATATCTGGCTAAATACCCCTAAAAGACCAAATGAAGCCTCTGGAACGTCAGGTATGACGGCTTCCATGAACGGTTCTGTACACATGAGCACCCTCGACGGCTGGCACGTTGAATGGTACAATACTTATCCAGAACTTAGCTTTACTATTGGCGACGGAGAAAACCTTAACGAGGATTATGAAGCCGATAGTATGTACAAATTGCTTTGGGACGTTATTGATATGTACGATACTGATAAATGGTGGGAATTGGTGCAAAAAAATATTTTAACGTCTGTAGATTTCTTTAATTCAGACCGAATGCTTGAAGAATACTCCAAAAAAGTTTATGCGGAAGTTGATAAAAAATACGAAATTAGCAATTATAATAATATTGATAATAATGACAATAATACTGCCAATAATGACAATAATAATTAA
- a CDS encoding PspC domain-containing protein → MENMGTTKSNIKKLYRSVDDKMLEGVCGGIGEYFNVDPTLVRILYVAITVFSGFMFGIITYVVLALIIPKNPKNENTFPNEPITTSFKPDEELK, encoded by the coding sequence ATGGAAAATATGGGAACTACGAAAAGTAATATAAAAAAATTATACAGGTCTGTTGACGATAAAATGTTAGAAGGCGTCTGTGGGGGTATTGGTGAGTATTTCAACGTTGACCCGACACTTGTACGTATTTTATACGTAGCAATTACGGTATTCTCAGGTTTTATGTTTGGAATAATCACATATGTAGTTTTAGCACTTATAATACCTAAAAATCCCAAAAATGAGAATACATTTCCCAATGAGCCAATAACTACATCTTTTAAACCAGATGAAGAACTTAAATAA
- a CDS encoding formate--phosphoribosylaminoimidazolecarboxamide ligase has product MIQKEEILDIFSKYNKDEITIVTVGSHTSLHILKGAKLEGFSTAVITTRDRDVPYKRFGVADKFIYVDKFSDISNDDIQQQLRDMNAIIVPHGSFIAYCGLDNVESSFKVPMFGNRKILRWEAERDLEGKILGESGLRLPKKLAKPEDIKGPSMVKFPGARGGRGYFVCASKEEFDAKVADFIKKGVLTESDVPNAHIEEYVVGTNYCIHYFYSPLYNRVELMGMDRRYESNIDGFVRIPAKDQMEIELNPSYVITGNFPIVIRESLLPQVFDMGDKLVDKAKDLVNPGMIGPFCLQSLCNENLELVVFEMSARIDGGTNTFMNGSPYSFLYHGENLSMGQRIAKEIKMALELGMEDKILY; this is encoded by the coding sequence ATGATACAAAAAGAAGAAATACTCGACATATTTAGCAAATACAACAAAGACGAGATTACTATCGTAACTGTTGGTAGCCACACATCATTACACATATTGAAAGGTGCTAAATTAGAAGGCTTTTCAACCGCTGTAATAACAACAAGAGACAGAGATGTACCCTACAAAAGATTTGGAGTAGCTGACAAATTTATATATGTGGACAAGTTCTCAGACATATCAAATGATGATATACAACAACAATTAAGAGATATGAATGCAATTATCGTACCACACGGGTCATTTATTGCATACTGTGGATTAGACAACGTTGAAAGTTCTTTTAAAGTTCCCATGTTTGGTAATAGAAAAATATTAAGATGGGAAGCTGAGAGAGACCTCGAAGGTAAGATTTTAGGTGAAAGTGGCTTAAGATTACCTAAAAAATTGGCAAAACCAGAAGATATAAAAGGTCCTTCAATGGTTAAATTCCCAGGTGCGAGAGGCGGTAGAGGATACTTTGTATGTGCATCAAAAGAAGAATTTGACGCAAAAGTAGCTGATTTCATCAAAAAAGGCGTTTTAACTGAAAGTGATGTGCCAAATGCACACATTGAGGAATACGTTGTCGGTACAAACTACTGTATACACTATTTCTATTCTCCATTATACAACAGAGTTGAATTAATGGGTATGGACAGAAGGTATGAAAGTAATATCGATGGATTCGTTAGAATTCCTGCAAAAGACCAGATGGAAATCGAATTGAACCCTTCATACGTTATTACGGGTAATTTCCCTATTGTAATTAGAGAAAGTTTATTGCCTCAAGTATTTGATATGGGCGATAAATTAGTAGATAAGGCTAAAGATTTGGTCAATCCTGGTATGATAGGTCCATTCTGCTTGCAATCATTATGTAATGAAAACCTCGAGCTCGTTGTATTTGAAATGAGCGCAAGAATTGACGGCGGTACAAATACATTTATGAACGGAAGCCCTTACTCATTCCTTTACCACGGTGAAAACTTAAGTATGGGTCAGAGAATTGCAAAAGAAATTAAAATGGCTCTTGAATTAGGTATGGAAGACAAAATATTATACTAA
- the rnhB gene encoding ribonuclease HII — protein sequence MLKNDNENEPENQIITPKVVGLDEAGRGPVIGPMVIAGVLLKMDNKENAKTFYDLDLKDSKKLSKKKRETLYKEIQKLAKVEKVIITAKEIDAQMNIINLNKIELNGFSSIINKFYKDIYGLDENKRDSGFLTYIDACSSNETSFSNQLKAKLINKNIDLIAEHKADDNYKIVSAASIIAKVNRDNIIDSYNEKYEALGYTIGSGYPSDPKTKKFLRQYLEDNKELPDIVRFSWNTTKKLLKEYNQENGNIDLKCENLLKWVKN from the coding sequence GTGTTAAAAAACGATAACGAAAACGAACCAGAAAATCAAATTATAACCCCTAAAGTAGTTGGTTTAGACGAAGCAGGACGTGGACCTGTCATAGGACCAATGGTAATAGCAGGAGTGCTATTAAAAATGGATAATAAAGAAAATGCTAAAACATTTTACGATTTAGACTTAAAAGACAGCAAAAAACTTTCAAAGAAAAAGAGAGAAACACTCTACAAAGAAATTCAAAAACTTGCAAAAGTGGAAAAAGTAATAATCACTGCAAAGGAAATTGACGCACAAATGAATATAATCAATCTTAATAAAATTGAATTAAACGGATTTTCAAGCATAATAAACAAATTTTACAAAGATATTTACGGATTAGATGAAAATAAAAGAGATAGTGGTTTTTTAACATACATCGATGCTTGTAGCAGTAATGAAACATCTTTTTCAAACCAATTAAAAGCAAAATTGATAAATAAGAACATCGATTTAATAGCGGAACATAAAGCAGATGATAATTATAAAATAGTTTCGGCAGCGTCCATTATTGCAAAAGTAAATCGTGATAATATTATAGATTCTTACAACGAGAAGTATGAAGCTCTCGGCTATACAATAGGTAGTGGTTATCCAAGCGACCCAAAAACTAAGAAGTTTTTAAGACAGTATCTTGAAGATAATAAAGAATTGCCCGATATAGTTCGGTTTAGTTGGAATACTACGAAAAAGCTTTTAAAAGAGTATAACCAAGAAAATGGAAACATCGATTTAAAATGTGAAAATTTATTAAAATGGGTAAAAAATTAA
- a CDS encoding tRNA (adenine-N1)-methyltransferase gives MTNEELKNNTEETQAQQEQEQEPITEKKEKKEVKPTWKYYEYDGSTKTKKLIIDKRGKKYLIAKENKEFGNDLGVSRLDGVSEGNVLPTHKGDEFYLVEPTAFDIIKKMKRSVTTLLPKDIGLIIAYCGIENGETVVEAGTGSAGLTMYLSQAVGKEGKVITYEKRPEFAKIARRNLEIMGSVKLNQPIIGVEEEPVEVDNTLININEEAESRKVYNVIQKIGDITEGIEEQDVDVIVLDMPDPWNVVPHAKKALNKAKGRIAVYVPYIEQSKKAVEALKENNFLDVITIECILREMDISEKGVRPSTRMIGHTGYLTFARVCPEKLELDEE, from the coding sequence ATGACCAATGAAGAATTAAAGAACAATACGGAAGAAACACAAGCACAGCAAGAGCAAGAGCAAGAACCAATAACTGAAAAGAAAGAAAAGAAAGAAGTAAAACCAACTTGGAAATATTATGAATATGATGGTTCAACAAAGACTAAAAAATTAATAATTGACAAAAGGGGCAAAAAATACCTAATTGCAAAAGAAAATAAGGAATTTGGGAACGATTTGGGCGTATCAAGGTTAGATGGTGTAAGTGAAGGAAATGTTTTACCGACCCATAAAGGTGATGAGTTTTATTTAGTAGAACCTACCGCTTTTGATATCATAAAGAAGATGAAAAGAAGTGTTACAACCTTATTACCTAAAGATATCGGTCTTATAATCGCATACTGCGGTATAGAAAACGGTGAAACCGTTGTGGAAGCAGGAACTGGCTCAGCAGGATTAACAATGTACTTATCACAAGCTGTAGGTAAGGAAGGAAAAGTAATCACATACGAAAAAAGACCAGAATTTGCAAAGATTGCAAGAAGAAACCTTGAAATTATGGGTTCAGTGAAATTAAATCAGCCAATTATTGGTGTAGAAGAAGAACCTGTCGAAGTAGACAATACATTAATAAATATAAATGAAGAAGCTGAAAGCAGAAAGGTTTACAACGTAATTCAAAAAATAGGGGATATTACCGAAGGTATCGAAGAGCAAGATGTAGATGTAATTGTTTTAGATATGCCAGACCCTTGGAATGTAGTGCCACACGCTAAAAAAGCTTTAAATAAAGCAAAAGGTAGAATTGCAGTTTATGTGCCTTATATAGAGCAATCTAAAAAAGCAGTAGAAGCTTTAAAGGAAAATAACTTCTTAGATGTAATTACAATTGAATGTATCTTAAGAGAAATGGATATTTCAGAAAAAGGCGTTAGACCGTCAACAAGAATGATAGGACACACCGGATACTTAACTTTTGCAAGAGTTTGCCCTGAAAAATTAGAATTAGACGAAGAATAA
- the gatE gene encoding Glu-tRNA(Gln) amidotransferase subunit GatE — MSNSDLNLNLDYKELGLKVGLEIHQQLNTSRKLFCNCPTKIRDDEPHGEIERVLRPSQSEMGQIDKAALIESKKEKNYVYQYYNDSTCLVELDDEPPQGPCEEGIYTAVEVSELMNMHVVDDVQVMRKMVIDGSNTSGFQRTMFVSQDGSIETEYGDIRITSLCLEEDACKKVRDEKDKVIYCVDRLGIPLLEITTEPDITTPEMGKEAARRIGTILRATGKAKRGLGTIRQDVNISIKEGARIEVKGVQNLDLIEQIIKNEAIRQIKLNEIKKELIERNAEVKTGIENIVDVSELFKNTESKVIKSALKKKGVVKAILLKGFDGLIGKEVQPNRRLGTEFSDRGKVIGGVGGLFHTDELPKYGITQEEVDALKEFMGVNPETKDAVIIVGDREDKAVRALGAVLDRANEAITIGIPEETRKALEDGNTSYLRPLPGAARMYPETDIPNIAISDEFVENIRNNLPEMPKEKLERFIKEYDLNNDLAKQMVMSYHVDLFEELAKTFVNVKATLIATTIEATVKEIRREGFNTEILEEKHFKQLFESIENGKVSKEAIVDVLKGFIENPYENVDKILEIKGLSAMSEEDVKKEIRSIIEQNIAVVNEKGMGAMGLLMGRCMANLRGKADGKLINKTLQDELKSIINK, encoded by the coding sequence ATGTCAAATTCGGATTTAAATTTAAATTTAGACTATAAAGAATTAGGTTTAAAAGTTGGTTTAGAAATACATCAACAATTAAACACGAGTAGGAAATTATTTTGTAATTGCCCTACAAAAATTAGAGATGACGAACCACACGGCGAGATTGAAAGAGTATTGAGACCTTCCCAAAGTGAAATGGGTCAAATCGATAAAGCGGCACTTATTGAATCTAAAAAGGAGAAAAACTACGTTTATCAATACTATAATGATTCAACTTGTCTCGTTGAATTAGATGATGAACCGCCTCAAGGACCTTGTGAAGAGGGAATTTATACAGCTGTTGAAGTTTCTGAGCTTATGAATATGCACGTGGTTGACGACGTTCAGGTAATGCGTAAAATGGTTATCGACGGTTCTAATACATCAGGATTCCAAAGAACTATGTTTGTATCACAAGATGGCAGTATTGAAACTGAATACGGCGATATTAGAATTACAAGTTTATGTTTAGAAGAAGATGCTTGTAAAAAGGTAAGGGACGAAAAAGACAAAGTAATATACTGCGTTGACAGATTGGGAATTCCCTTATTAGAAATTACCACAGAACCGGATATTACAACGCCTGAAATGGGAAAAGAAGCTGCAAGAAGAATAGGAACTATATTGCGAGCTACTGGAAAGGCTAAACGAGGATTGGGAACAATTAGACAAGACGTGAATATTTCTATTAAAGAAGGCGCACGTATTGAAGTTAAAGGTGTCCAAAATCTTGATTTAATCGAGCAAATTATTAAAAATGAAGCAATAAGACAAATTAAATTAAATGAGATTAAAAAAGAATTAATTGAAAGAAATGCGGAAGTAAAAACAGGTATTGAAAATATCGTTGATGTAAGCGAATTATTTAAAAATACCGAATCAAAAGTAATTAAAAGTGCTTTAAAGAAAAAAGGAGTTGTAAAAGCAATTTTACTTAAAGGATTTGACGGTTTAATTGGTAAAGAAGTACAACCAAATAGAAGATTAGGAACTGAATTCTCCGACCGTGGAAAAGTAATCGGAGGCGTTGGAGGGCTATTCCACACTGATGAGTTGCCAAAATACGGAATTACACAAGAAGAAGTCGATGCACTCAAGGAATTTATGGGCGTAAACCCTGAAACAAAAGATGCGGTTATCATTGTAGGGGATAGAGAAGATAAAGCTGTAAGAGCGTTAGGTGCTGTTTTAGATAGGGCAAACGAAGCTATAACTATTGGAATACCAGAAGAAACAAGAAAAGCATTAGAAGACGGGAATACATCATATTTAAGACCTTTACCAGGTGCTGCAAGAATGTACCCGGAAACAGATATCCCAAATATAGCAATAAGTGATGAATTTGTTGAAAATATAAGAAATAACCTTCCAGAGATGCCAAAAGAGAAATTAGAAAGATTTATAAAAGAATATGATTTAAACAACGACTTAGCAAAGCAAATGGTAATGTCATATCACGTTGACTTATTTGAAGAGCTTGCCAAAACATTTGTTAATGTTAAAGCAACGTTAATTGCTACAACAATTGAAGCTACAGTTAAAGAAATCAGAAGAGAAGGATTTAATACAGAAATACTTGAAGAAAAGCACTTTAAACAATTATTTGAAAGTATTGAAAATGGAAAAGTTTCAAAAGAAGCAATTGTCGATGTATTAAAAGGATTTATTGAAAATCCGTATGAAAATGTTGACAAAATCCTTGAAATTAAAGGACTTAGTGCAATGTCTGAAGAAGACGTTAAAAAAGAAATCAGAAGTATAATCGAGCAAAACATCGCTGTAGTTAATGAAAAAGGTATGGGTGCAATGGGTTTACTAATGGGTAGATGTATGGCAAACTTACGTGGAAAAGCAGATGGAAAATTGATTAACAAAACATTGCAAGATGAATTAAAAAGTATTATTAATAAATAA
- the gatD gene encoding Glu-tRNA(Gln) amidotransferase subunit GatD produces MSNCLETLKTDIGDLVEITTKEEKTKSETKTSTTYKGTVMPCLKDDVIMIKMSSGYNAGIKKEKIEEIKILSAGETPKHVKTELNIKKEKKLKNISIISTGGTVASRVDYKTGAVHPAFTADDLIRAVPELLSIANISGKAVMNILSENMLPAYWKEVAEHIENEIKNGADGIVIAHGTDTMHYTASALQFMVKSNVPIILVGAQRSSDRPSSDAALNLIASTKFATEGLSGVYVLMHGENGDEYCYLHKSVKVRKLHSSRRDAFKSVNAQPVAKMNMLSKNKKTNEKDYKIEYIADERELKQNITDNSSNVEINTNLEEKVALLKIYPGINSDILKYYTDNGYKGIILEGTGLGHAPETLFNGIKYAIDNGLLVAMTTQTINGRVNMNVYSNGVELQKMGVISCEDMSAETALVKMMYLLANYNLEEVKELIGKNTVGEITKFSLIDLN; encoded by the coding sequence ATGAGTAATTGTTTGGAAACTTTAAAAACAGATATTGGTGATTTGGTAGAAATAACTACGAAAGAAGAAAAAACTAAATCAGAAACCAAAACCTCAACAACGTATAAAGGAACTGTTATGCCTTGCTTAAAAGACGACGTTATTATGATAAAAATGAGTAGCGGGTACAATGCAGGCATAAAAAAGGAAAAAATAGAAGAAATAAAAATTTTAAGTGCTGGAGAAACTCCTAAACACGTTAAAACCGAATTAAATATAAAAAAGGAAAAAAAATTAAAAAACATTTCAATTATCTCAACTGGTGGGACTGTTGCTTCAAGAGTGGATTATAAAACTGGTGCAGTTCACCCCGCATTTACGGCTGATGATTTAATTAGGGCAGTTCCGGAACTTTTGAGCATTGCAAACATCTCTGGAAAAGCTGTAATGAATATTTTAAGTGAAAATATGTTGCCGGCGTACTGGAAAGAAGTTGCCGAACACATTGAAAATGAAATAAAAAACGGTGCTGACGGGATTGTAATTGCACACGGTACGGATACTATGCACTACACGGCTTCAGCTCTTCAATTTATGGTTAAATCAAACGTACCTATAATATTAGTTGGCGCTCAAAGAAGTAGCGACAGACCTTCGTCAGATGCCGCATTAAATTTAATTGCTTCAACCAAATTTGCTACAGAAGGTTTAAGTGGTGTTTATGTACTTATGCACGGTGAAAACGGCGACGAATACTGTTATTTGCACAAAAGCGTAAAAGTTAGGAAATTGCACTCTTCAAGGAGAGATGCGTTTAAATCCGTCAATGCTCAGCCAGTTGCTAAAATGAATATGCTTTCAAAGAATAAAAAAACTAATGAAAAAGACTATAAAATCGAGTACATTGCAGATGAAAGAGAATTAAAACAAAATATCACGGATAATTCATCAAATGTCGAAATAAACACAAATTTAGAGGAAAAAGTAGCACTTTTAAAAATTTATCCAGGTATCAATTCAGATATTTTGAAATACTACACGGATAACGGATATAAAGGTATTATTTTAGAAGGCACCGGATTAGGACACGCTCCTGAAACTTTGTTTAACGGGATTAAATACGCAATAGACAATGGTTTATTAGTTGCTATGACAACCCAAACCATTAACGGAAGAGTTAATATGAACGTTTACTCAAACGGTGTAGAATTGCAAAAAATGGGCGTAATCAGCTGTGAAGATATGTCTGCTGAAACTGCACTTGTAAAAATGATGTATTTATTGGCAAATTACAATTTAGAAGAAGTTAAAGAATTAATTGGTAAAAATACCGTGGGAGAAATTACCAAATTTAGTTTAATCGATTTAAACTAA
- a CDS encoding LSm family protein, whose product MMDTQRPLDALGKSINTNITVFLKDGKEIKGRLKAYDLHMNVALENAKFEEKEYPMIVVRGDNVLYVSL is encoded by the coding sequence ATGATGGATACACAAAGACCATTAGACGCATTAGGAAAATCAATAAACACAAATATCACCGTATTTTTAAAAGACGGTAAAGAAATCAAAGGAAGATTAAAAGCATACGACTTACATATGAACGTAGCTTTAGAAAACGCTAAATTCGAAGAAAAAGAATACCCTATGATTGTTGTAAGGGGAGACAACGTTTTATACGTTTCATTATAA
- a CDS encoding 50S ribosomal protein L37e has translation MSKGTPSQGKHNKGSNHIICRRCGKRSYHVRKKVCAACGFGRSAKLKRFAWQWKKFNGERLK, from the coding sequence ATGTCCAAAGGTACCCCATCACAAGGTAAACACAACAAAGGTTCAAATCACATCATCTGCAGAAGATGTGGAAAAAGGTCATACCACGTTAGGAAAAAGGTATGTGCAGCATGTGGATTTGGTAGAAGTGCAAAATTAAAAAGATTTGCATGGCAATGGAAGAAATTCAACGGAGAAAGATTAAAATAA